One Streptomyces sp. NBC_00223 genomic window carries:
- a CDS encoding phytanoyl-CoA dioxygenase family protein has product MTATPTQQFTLTEEEIALLPDDDEVAFYAEHGWYLSKKLFADEEVDELVAASEGYYGGERSRTLPARPPKLAAWQPSDGPVQRHNDYVHYESDPIARILRKPLIGAVAARLAGTAEIRVFQSTLILKPAVVGEPSNIVPWHFDKHYWATSTSERMLTAFIPFHDCGEEMGTLTVVDGSHLWKEVGRDDSMTKHFAERDRDDLERVLAENAAYNGTEIRKVPLFIPKGHMSFHHCMTYHGSGANRSDRPRRAISFHLQDGDNEYREFPLSGGGSAAYNHDVLVRRLPDGRPDYADPEFCPVLWRADRPAGRD; this is encoded by the coding sequence ATGACCGCCACGCCCACCCAGCAGTTCACCCTCACCGAAGAGGAAATCGCGCTCCTGCCGGACGACGACGAGGTCGCGTTCTACGCCGAGCACGGCTGGTACCTGTCGAAGAAGCTGTTCGCCGACGAGGAGGTCGACGAGCTGGTCGCCGCCAGTGAGGGGTACTACGGCGGCGAGCGCAGCCGTACCCTGCCGGCGCGTCCGCCGAAGCTCGCGGCCTGGCAGCCCTCGGACGGACCGGTCCAGCGGCACAACGACTACGTCCACTACGAGAGCGACCCGATCGCCCGGATTCTGCGCAAGCCGCTGATCGGCGCGGTGGCCGCCCGGCTGGCCGGGACGGCCGAGATACGGGTGTTCCAGTCGACGCTGATCCTCAAGCCGGCCGTCGTCGGCGAGCCGAGCAACATCGTGCCCTGGCACTTCGACAAGCACTACTGGGCCACGTCGACCTCGGAGCGGATGCTGACCGCGTTCATCCCGTTCCACGACTGCGGCGAGGAGATGGGCACGCTCACCGTCGTCGACGGCAGCCACCTGTGGAAGGAGGTCGGCCGCGACGACTCGATGACCAAGCACTTCGCCGAGCGCGACCGGGACGACCTCGAACGCGTCCTGGCCGAGAACGCCGCGTACAACGGGACCGAGATCCGCAAGGTGCCGCTGTTCATCCCCAAGGGGCACATGAGCTTCCACCACTGCATGACGTACCACGGCAGCGGCGCCAACCGCAGCGACCGGCCGCGCCGGGCGATCTCGTTCCACCTCCAGGACGGCGACAACGAGTACCGCGAGTTCCCGCTCAGCGGCGGCGGATCGGCGGCGTACAACCACGACGTGCTGGTCCGGCGGCTCCCGGACGGCCGCCCGGACTACGCGGACCCCGAGTTCTGCCCCGTGCTCTGGCGGGCGGACCGGCCGGCCGGCCGTGACTGA
- a CDS encoding thiamine pyrophosphate-dependent dehydrogenase E1 component subunit alpha has protein sequence MTDRAADPVGLYRTVALIRGFEERAVELVRTGVIRGGIHPCTGQEAVAAGTCAALRPDDVITSTHRGHGHVLAKGADPARTMAELTGRTTGLNRGRGGSMHAADFGVGVLGANAIVGAAVPIATGAAWAFRRAGSDRVALAYFGDGAVSQGVVLETFNLAALWRVPVVLVCENNGFATSMRPEQTMAGSVLGRAEAFGIPASAVDGMDPEAVLAATAEAVARARAGAGPTLLECVTYRYDAHHTWEHTARPRYRTDEEVAEGRARDPLEVQGARIPAATRAAVDAETAELLDEAVRFALAGPHPDPETALDHLYATGMRARAGAL, from the coding sequence GTGACTGACCGGGCGGCCGACCCCGTCGGTCTGTACCGGACCGTCGCGCTGATCCGGGGGTTCGAGGAACGGGCGGTCGAGCTGGTCCGCACCGGTGTGATCCGCGGCGGCATCCATCCCTGCACCGGTCAGGAGGCGGTCGCCGCGGGGACCTGCGCGGCGCTGCGTCCCGACGACGTGATCACCAGCACCCACCGCGGGCACGGCCACGTACTGGCCAAGGGCGCCGACCCGGCCCGGACGATGGCCGAGCTGACGGGCCGGACCACCGGGCTCAACCGGGGCCGGGGCGGCTCGATGCACGCGGCCGACTTCGGGGTGGGCGTGCTCGGGGCGAACGCCATCGTCGGCGCGGCCGTGCCGATCGCGACGGGCGCGGCCTGGGCGTTCCGCCGGGCGGGCTCGGACCGGGTGGCGCTGGCCTACTTCGGCGACGGCGCGGTCAGCCAGGGCGTGGTCCTGGAGACCTTCAACCTGGCCGCGCTGTGGCGGGTGCCGGTGGTCCTGGTGTGCGAGAACAACGGCTTCGCCACCTCGATGCGGCCCGAGCAGACGATGGCCGGCTCGGTCCTCGGGCGCGCGGAGGCGTTCGGCATCCCCGCGTCGGCCGTGGACGGGATGGACCCCGAGGCGGTGCTCGCGGCGACCGCCGAGGCCGTCGCGCGGGCCAGGGCCGGGGCGGGCCCGACGCTGCTGGAGTGCGTCACCTACCGCTACGACGCCCACCACACCTGGGAGCACACCGCGCGCCCCCGCTACCGCACGGACGAAGAGGTCGCCGAGGGCCGCGCCCGCGACCCGCTGGAGGTCCAGGGCGCCCGGATCCCCGCGGCGACCCGGGCGGCGGTCGACGCGGAGACCGCGGAACTGCTCGACGAGGCGGTACGGTTCGCGCTGGCCGGCCCGCACCCGGACCCGGAGACCGCCCTCGACCACCTCTACGCCACCGGGATGCGTGCCAGGGCGGGGGCGCTCTGA
- a CDS encoding alpha-ketoacid dehydrogenase subunit beta: MPNLSYLKALNRAIGDEMDRDQAVCVLGEDVGVAVTHATAGLLRRFGPERVLDTPISEQAFTSFATGAAMAGMRPLIEFQIPALLFLAFEQIANQAHKFSLMTGGQTRVPVTYLLPGSGSRDSWAGQHSDHPYSLFAHVGVKTVVPATASDAYGLLVTAIRDDDPVVVFAPSGALGVRENLDFAELAPVPLGVGRVHRSGTDVTVVAVGHLVHDALAVAEELAGSVSVEVFDPRSLHPFDWPGLAASLERTGRLVVVDDSNRSCGIGAEIIATAAEEMRLVAPPRRVTRPDGAVLPFARELDLACQPTRAQLRAAVEKAVGAG; this comes from the coding sequence ATGCCGAACCTGTCGTATCTCAAGGCGCTCAACCGCGCGATCGGCGACGAGATGGACCGCGACCAGGCGGTCTGTGTGCTCGGCGAGGACGTCGGGGTGGCCGTCACGCACGCCACCGCCGGTCTGCTGCGGCGGTTCGGCCCCGAGCGGGTGCTGGACACGCCCATCTCCGAGCAGGCGTTCACCAGCTTCGCCACCGGCGCCGCGATGGCCGGGATGCGCCCGCTGATCGAGTTCCAGATCCCGGCGCTGCTCTTCCTGGCCTTCGAGCAGATCGCCAACCAGGCGCACAAGTTCTCGCTGATGACCGGCGGTCAGACCCGGGTGCCGGTGACGTATCTGCTGCCGGGCTCGGGGTCGCGGGACAGCTGGGCGGGCCAGCACTCCGACCACCCGTACAGCCTGTTCGCGCACGTCGGGGTGAAGACCGTGGTGCCGGCCACCGCGTCGGACGCCTACGGGCTGCTGGTGACGGCGATCAGGGACGACGACCCGGTGGTGGTCTTCGCGCCGTCGGGGGCCCTCGGCGTCCGCGAGAACCTGGACTTCGCGGAACTCGCCCCGGTGCCGCTGGGGGTGGGCCGGGTCCACCGCAGCGGTACGGACGTCACGGTCGTGGCGGTCGGGCACCTGGTCCACGACGCCCTGGCGGTGGCCGAGGAGCTGGCCGGGTCGGTGTCCGTCGAGGTCTTCGACCCGCGTTCGCTGCACCCCTTCGACTGGCCGGGGCTGGCCGCCTCGCTGGAGCGCACCGGACGCCTGGTCGTGGTGGACGACTCCAACCGGTCGTGCGGCATCGGCGCGGAGATCATCGCCACGGCGGCCGAGGAGATGCGCCTGGTGGCGCCGCCCCGGCGTGTCACCCGGCCGGACGGCGCCGTGCTGCCCTTCGCCCGGGAACTCGACCTGGCCTGCCAGCCCACCCGGGCCCAGCTGCGGGCGGCGGTCGAGAAAGCGGTCGGGGCGGGATGA